ACAACCGAACCTGGAACTTGAGCGTCACGGCACATCACCAATCCGTCACTCTTCTCCCCGTACCTGAGTTGTAGATGAAGTGCAGTCACAGCCATTGCAGCAGATAAAGGAATCACTACAGGCAGCTGGCGTCCCGCTTGAACGATTTCGTCTGACTCTTCTTGAGTTCCAAAATTTGGTAGGGGCAGCCAGGGAAGTTCGGCATGTGCTATATGTGTCATTGTGGCAAGCACATCAGGGGCTATGCTTGCCTCAGAGTGGAAGGAAACCAGAGGAATTTGCTCATATGGCAGCTTGTGCTTCATGATGAACTCCTTTCGCTTCTCATAAGTAAGATCCTCCAGTGCCCGAATGTCACCCTACAATGCAAATATGAATTGAGATGTTTCCAAACACGACTTATAATTCTCCACTTGTTTAGTACATACACAAAGGACTTTCAACAAGCTCAGGCATTGGTGCTATTACCTTAATTAGCTTGCATATCAAAAGTTCCATGATCCTGCGGGTTTCTTTGTCCGCAATTTGGCCTTCACGAAGAATATCAGAAGCCAAGGGAGTGCCACCATAGGGGCTCTGTACCAGTGCTAAACCAGCAACTTTGTCTTTCAAATCACACCAGTAGATTGACAATGCAGCTGCAGCATCAACGCCGCCCTTGCTGTGCCCCAGCAGCATCACTCGCTTACCGGATCCCCAGTAAAGCTCCTCGATGTATTGCTTGAGTTCCAATGCATTGTGCTCAACAGATGCCTTCATTCAAGAACGCATATGATAAGGGAagacaaattttacaaaactcAGTCAGCAATGATCACAGAGTAATGACTCATTACCTCACTGTGAATTTTTGCAATATGGCAAGCTAGACCCATCTTCGAAAAGAATTTCTTTGTTCCAACAAAGTATAAGGGGCCGTGATTGCTAAAGAGGCCTGGAAAATCAAAGTTCCCATAACTATAGGTGCCACAACGCTAAATGTGGATTGAACAGGGGAGAAGAACAGAGTCCaaagggaaaaataaattttctttaccCGGAATAAGCAGATAGACAAATGAGCTAGGCAATGTGTGCTCCCCATTCCTGAAGTATATAACATGACATACAAACAATAGGGATATAAAAGAATAGATTTAACAGATATGATAACAAAATTGAACACAGTTCCTTAACAGGTCCAACCATCTAGTGCAGTGGAGCTATTATATTAGATTGGTACCTTATTCCTGCAAGCAATTCCAAGAATCTTGCTGTACCATCCTCCACACCAGGCATGCCAGGAGTGCGCGGCAACCATCCAATATCGTGAGATGAACCTTGCAATGTTTTCTGTACTCGAGATGCCAGGCTGACAAATGCAAAAATGAAGCTCAACTATGAGAACCTAAAAGAATGAAACAATGACTTGTAATTAAAAGCAATGAATTATTTGCACTGAGTAAAACAGAATCCAATCTGAgctaaaactaaaagaaactATTCATAGACTCTATGGAATACGAGTCCATCAGTTTGCATAATTGAAATAAACTTCTTTTACCTACAAATTCGAAGATGAGCACATCTAACGTACACGACAGAACTTCTCCAACAAGAAATTGCCAATCTCCAAGCAAATTGTAAACCGTGTAATGGTAGTGTCAACCTACATCAAGATGAAGCAACATCACCAATCTAACAATGAAGATGACTAGATTGAGATTTGAGAGGGAAGGAGGtgaaaaagattaaataatacaattaATCATTCAGTTCACTTAGATGGGCTCATGATGTTTTCCCATGAAAACTAGATTAATTGCCTGACCTCAGTTTTTTAACGCATACTCAAGTCTTCAAAGATTGATATTGCAGGAAGCTAATAGCACAAAAAGGTATTACCCTTTAAAAATGAAGGGAACATCTGTATAATTGAAATTGGTTTCTAGAATTTCAGATCTTGTATCTTCCGTAGGCTCTGAGGCTCTTCTTTCACAGGTTTCAGGGTTACAAGGTTTTGACGATGATGAACAACCTTCAG
Above is a genomic segment from Prunus dulcis chromosome 7, ALMONDv2, whole genome shotgun sequence containing:
- the LOC117636204 gene encoding uncharacterized protein LOC117636204 isoform X2, coding for MTLFIIRFLFLLFFPLEIKLALLLLSHKLFLGSADYPSLTLSCSLTLIALLHNSGFEELMGDVYIENEISEIPLAAYNDTVWNTSLLFDSLEFYSSMDDIFTRLLTLANYISRRFIQFIEDLAVRDADRYSDDLLVISAGQHLRSLRQGICKSFSEGCSSSSKPCNPETCERRASEPTEDTRSEILETNFNYTDVPFIFKGLTLPLHGLQFAWRLAISCWRSSVVYVRCAHLRICSLASRVQKTLQGSSHDIGWLPRTPGMPGVEDGTARFLELLAGIRNGEHTLPSSFVYLLIPGLFSNHGPLYFVGTKKFFSKMGLACHIAKIHSEASVEHNALELKQYIEELYWGSGKRVMLLGHSKGGVDAAAALSIYWCDLKDKVAGLALVQSPYGGTPLASDILREGQIADKETRRIMELLICKLIKGDIRALEDLTYEKRKEFIMKHKLPYEQIPLVSFHSEASIAPDVLATMTHIAHAELPWLPLPNFGTQEESDEIVQAGRQLPVVIPLSAAMAVTALHLQLRYGEKSDGLVMCRDAQVPGSVVVAPDRKLDHAWMVYSTRKKNPSDANASEMCEAILTLLVELGKLKVRGKKLGN
- the LOC117636204 gene encoding uncharacterized protein LOC117636204 isoform X1; the encoded protein is MHFCMSSFIKFTFLCFQVLNLNFLGNGVCRFLFLLFFPLEIKLALLLLSHKLFLGSADYPSLTLSCSLTLIALLHNSGFEELMGDVYIENEISEIPLAAYNDTVWNTSLLFDSLEFYSSMDDIFTRLLTLANYISRRFIQFIEDLAVRDADRYSDDLLVISAGQHLRSLRQGICKSFSEGCSSSSKPCNPETCERRASEPTEDTRSEILETNFNYTDVPFIFKGLTLPLHGLQFAWRLAISCWRSSVVYVRCAHLRICSLASRVQKTLQGSSHDIGWLPRTPGMPGVEDGTARFLELLAGIRNGEHTLPSSFVYLLIPGLFSNHGPLYFVGTKKFFSKMGLACHIAKIHSEASVEHNALELKQYIEELYWGSGKRVMLLGHSKGGVDAAAALSIYWCDLKDKVAGLALVQSPYGGTPLASDILREGQIADKETRRIMELLICKLIKGDIRALEDLTYEKRKEFIMKHKLPYEQIPLVSFHSEASIAPDVLATMTHIAHAELPWLPLPNFGTQEESDEIVQAGRQLPVVIPLSAAMAVTALHLQLRYGEKSDGLVMCRDAQVPGSVVVAPDRKLDHAWMVYSTRKKNPSDANASEMCEAILTLLVELGKLKVRGKKLGN
- the LOC117636204 gene encoding uncharacterized protein LOC117636204 isoform X3, whose translation is MGDVYIENEISEIPLAAYNDTVWNTSLLFDSLEFYSSMDDIFTRLLTLANYISRRFIQFIEDLAVRDADRYSDDLLVISAGQHLRSLRQGICKSFSEGCSSSSKPCNPETCERRASEPTEDTRSEILETNFNYTDVPFIFKGLTLPLHGLQFAWRLAISCWRSSVVYVRCAHLRICSLASRVQKTLQGSSHDIGWLPRTPGMPGVEDGTARFLELLAGIRNGEHTLPSSFVYLLIPGLFSNHGPLYFVGTKKFFSKMGLACHIAKIHSEASVEHNALELKQYIEELYWGSGKRVMLLGHSKGGVDAAAALSIYWCDLKDKVAGLALVQSPYGGTPLASDILREGQIADKETRRIMELLICKLIKGDIRALEDLTYEKRKEFIMKHKLPYEQIPLVSFHSEASIAPDVLATMTHIAHAELPWLPLPNFGTQEESDEIVQAGRQLPVVIPLSAAMAVTALHLQLRYGEKSDGLVMCRDAQVPGSVVVAPDRKLDHAWMVYSTRKKNPSDANASEMCEAILTLLVELGKLKVRGKKLGN